Proteins encoded together in one Bacillota bacterium window:
- a CDS encoding phosphate butyryltransferase: MKSFQDIFAECEARPGRTVAVAGAGDPVILQALAEGVELGVISGGILYVTEPSRLSSARDSRLSSALDSALDSTSASAWKRSFKVISTESDREACAEAVRAVAEGSCDMLMKGHVQTKDFMKAVLSKEAGLAGGRILSQTGIYEIPGLDRLLLVADVGIVISPGLEEKVQIVEGALEVASALKIERPRVALLSCVETINPSIPGSVDAAVITMMNKRGQIKGVPSLVDGPLALDNALSKEAAAHKGITSDVAGAADVLICPDLNSGNIFAKSIIYLTGARAAGVVTGARCPIVLTSRADSKQTKLNSMAVAALL; the protein is encoded by the coding sequence ATGAAGAGTTTTCAGGACATCTTCGCGGAGTGCGAAGCGCGGCCCGGCAGAACCGTGGCGGTTGCGGGGGCTGGCGACCCGGTCATTCTGCAGGCGCTGGCAGAGGGGGTTGAGCTCGGTGTGATCTCCGGCGGGATCCTCTACGTCACCGAGCCCTCGCGGTTGAGTTCGGCTCGGGACTCACGGTTGAGCTCGGCCCTGGACTCGGCGCTGGACTCGACTTCAGCCTCAGCTTGGAAACGCAGCTTCAAGGTCATAAGCACAGAGAGCGACCGCGAGGCATGCGCCGAGGCTGTTCGGGCGGTGGCCGAGGGATCATGCGACATGCTAATGAAAGGCCATGTTCAGACCAAAGACTTCATGAAAGCCGTGTTGAGCAAGGAAGCGGGGCTTGCTGGCGGTCGCATCCTCTCACAGACCGGCATCTATGAGATCCCCGGCCTCGACCGGCTTCTCCTTGTCGCAGATGTCGGCATAGTGATCTCTCCTGGCCTCGAAGAGAAGGTCCAGATCGTCGAGGGAGCGCTCGAAGTCGCTAGCGCGCTCAAGATCGAAAGGCCCAGAGTAGCTCTTCTATCGTGCGTTGAGACCATCAACCCGTCGATACCTGGGAGTGTTGACGCGGCTGTCATAACGATGATGAACAAGAGAGGGCAGATAAAGGGCGTGCCTTCACTCGTCGACGGGCCGTTGGCGCTAGACAACGCTCTGTCAAAGGAGGCCGCTGCACACAAAGGGATAACATCTGACGTTGCGGGCGCAGCCGATGTGTTGATTTGCCCTGACCTCAACTCAGGCAACATCTTTGCAAAGTCCATAATATACCTCACAGGTGCCCGCGCGGCCGGAGTTGTGACAGGAGCGAGATGCCCTATCGTTCTGACCTCTAGGGCGGATTCGAAACAGACCAAACTGAATTCGATGGCTGTGGCGGCCCTGCTGTAG